AATGTTCCACCAAAGACATGGGATGAAATCATAGAATATTCTAGAATAATTAAAGAAAAAACTGGCCTATACGGATATCAACCCAACATCGTTGCGCATATCGATCTTCAGGAAGAGGGCGTCCCGTTAATTTCTGCAGATGGAAAAAAGGCTATAGTGAACACCCCTGAGGCAATGTCTAAATTGAAACAACATCAGCTTGCCTTCAAAGAGGCACTTATGCCTCAAGATTTAGGAGGTTATCAAGCAGGTACCCAAAAGTATGCAGGTGGAAGAATTGCCATGTTTCCTGTTGGAATAACTATGGTTAAACATGTCCAAATAAATAGTCCAAGCATATTCGAAGTTAGTGATGTTACTTCCTTTCCTTTAGGAAAAGGCAAAAAAATTCCTGCGGGAGCAATGAATGTGGCAGTGCCATACAATGCGAAAAATAAAGCTGAAGCGGTAAAATTTGGATTATGGCTAACTTCTCCATATTGGCAAGTGGAGTTTGCTAAGATTGCAACAGTTGTTCCCTCAACGAAAATATCGCTCGAAGAAGATCCTTGGTTTTTAGAAAGGGCAGAAAGAGATTTGAATGTTAAAGCACAATTAGTAGCTAGTGAATCAATGATATATGGTTTTGATCAAGATGCAATCGGGAAAATAATAGGGCCAGCAAAATATTCTGAATTCAGAAGGATCTTAGATGATTATTGGATACCTGCTATTAAAGGTGATTACACAGCCGAAGAAGCATTATCCTTAGCTGAAGAAGAGTTAGATGATCTACTATCCAGTGAATTTTAGTTTTCTATTTATTGCATTGGTTAAAAGGCGATAGGGTATCGACCTATCGCCCCTTGATTTAGGAGGTGTGACCTTTGAAACTTAGTAGAAAAAAACAAATATATTTGATTGCCTTTTGTTTTTTAGTAGCTCCTTTGGTTTTATTGGGTATCTTCAGCTATTATCCGATTGTGAGAGGGATAACTTTATCTTTCGCTGATTACAATATGTTAACAGGTGAAACTAAATGGGTGGGGCTAAAAAATTATAGATGGCTTTTTAATTACAAGTATTTCTATATTTCATTGGCTAATACTTTAAAGTATCTTATAGTTGTCCCT
This genomic window from Petrotoga olearia DSM 13574 contains:
- a CDS encoding ABC transporter substrate-binding protein; its protein translation is MKKFFVVLVCLIIGSLVLSAKSVNVEFWTLSLSTFSDYINSVIDTFEAANPDIKINWVDVPYDAFQQKLIASIASGNPPDLVNMNTPWAIDFAAQDALSPIDEFVNEVEKYVYLPNYWEATVIDGKSYAIPWYLSPQIMLYNKQIFEEAGLDPNVPPKTWDEIIEYSRIIKEKTGLYGYQPNIVAHIDLQEEGVPLISADGKKAIVNTPEAMSKLKQHQLAFKEALMPQDLGGYQAGTQKYAGGRIAMFPVGITMVKHVQINSPSIFEVSDVTSFPLGKGKKIPAGAMNVAVPYNAKNKAEAVKFGLWLTSPYWQVEFAKIATVVPSTKISLEEDPWFLERAERDLNVKAQLVASESMIYGFDQDAIGKIIGPAKYSEFRRILDDYWIPAIKGDYTAEEALSLAEEELDDLLSSEF